Proteins from a single region of Colias croceus chromosome Z, ilColCroc2.1:
- the LOC123705283 gene encoding collagen alpha-1(III) chain isoform X2: MRDARSNPPLAAIPLLLALAAATSAQSERWLLCKHKSSHDCTTWQITDDLVENSMDLPGGIRTGHVCGFTYTNPRKEHRKFINIESIDYSTFKSFYCKRIHEVYNSYDLSQAQERIIRSSRFRRQSTFVPRGRYRGQTQSQYLSIDKGNGKDEGKAEAHSAADSSRASVSGNSGMGQAQSQSIYDPSCDGCYGKTDVAESLRKPQGPDGSNGYGPGWRGTGGYGGYPGTAYGPGQVGPGSPYGPGQTGTTPGGTGREPYGTYGPDGRFIPGGGPSGTNGQRGPGGNGYGTAPGTTGGYNPRGIAGGIVPNVPGFDGRNGQPGSTGPQGNGYGKDGKGTLPGYPIGVGTNGISRAGSPYDGSSVPGRGNNGYGPGQQGYRPGQGAPNSGDGQRPGHSVNGGYGPTDGQTGGYVPGKESSTYPGNDGRYGQAPGTHGGYGPIQNGGYGPGHDGNRNYIPGQTGGSVNGGNIPTTSDVGPHGGYQPSQTGTLYPGDVGPNGRYSPTQASGNGPGQGGAIPPGQLTAPGSGTYDNTPGGVGRSPDQSVSGILPGTSKYGQVGIPGGPTYDVRHNLGVVPNLGHSNGPVASGTYTAPDGTNYICCVVPGQTAPGGHSVVSPNGQYSPGTQYGTGQYGPSDRTSAEPSNLYGPVSQTGAGTGKYYGPNVQATTRPGGQIDSGPGIQYGSGRQYGPGGQYGPGGKYGPDGQVGVGSGGQAITGPGGQTGIGPGGHLGPGGQYSPDGSAGTGPGGQIIAGPGGQTVIGPGEQYGPGGGAGTGPGGEAGTGPGGQAFAGPGGQTGIRPGGQHGPGGQYGPGGHAGVGPGGQTGIGPGGQLGPGGQYGPGGKYGPGGQAGAGPGGQAIAGPGGQPGIGPGGQLGPAEQYGPGGKYSPGGQAGAEPGGHYGPGGQYGPDGQYRPGTQTGIGPGSQSGTGPGGQYGKYGPSGHYGPDGKYGPSGHYGINGQYGPAGKTGVGPGVQTGTGPSGQIGVKPGEQYGPSGQYSPGGQTGTGTGAQYGPGGQASIAPGAQYVPGGQYGPGGNAGTGPGGQAGGGPAGQGGSGPGGQYGTGGQYGPDGQYRPSTQAGAGPSGQVGTAPGGQAGVGPTGQGGVEPGGQYGNGAQYGPGGQYGPAGQAGSGPGAQEGSRPSSQFGPGGQYGPSGQYGPVREYGLGGQTGTRPGNQYGPGGQTGIGPGGQIEAGPGGHGSVGHGGNTGVAPGGRYGPTGTGNQYAQETGAGGPGTQYAPGEPYGGGDGGRGQYGVSEPGNGFNGVPQNYIDPNSIADGDDSEAQAIVNQAVNGTTASASSKGGNDKGRAQTHVQGTYTGSGSFQAQAQITGENKEAESEVSGGKKGASSSATGSGRNNKSQASVQLGSETGSVQTHSQSSGAMHSSNSQVQGSVKGGMADAQARGPGSTSSQAQIGFTPYKDGDKAKHDLQQAPFVGGGMSSAQSSGRTGQSQSQLHGTFRYGITYNGAAQAGASLDKDAVFPNRLSYEKIDVFDEKDKNINLDLTETPLEAETEKFPDTTPLPELPVEIQEQDQQTTTEVPPDETMRNSESRYDAHPHAEHHKYETTQLPPEPTLTDNRRSFQNGYNGNNDYEFTTDKDENEEYDTDNEFVPEGAEVDQGEYNYDEYPRNTPTHQSLQNPSRNGLEVRQTTGGNTQHIVLGSLKKHDAVITQKNSERPDETRVYQPGERVPGTGGYTIPIGFTGSVKSVASKDKTYVVGSRDNPSQAQTVTLMPGTGKIKYTHSPNYNKYVHPNNLKSLQNRKRDDDRYVSVSKSVTRALDNDNNIRKQYSHTYYTKSSSCGYFTFTCTMVSSAEGKKKVCKPKVPTNPDGTPIRC, translated from the exons ATGCGAGACGCTCGTAGCAATCCGCCGCTTGCGGCTATCCCGCTGCTGTTAGCACTGGCGGCTGCAACCAGCGCGCAATCAGAG AGATGGCTCTTGTGCAAGCACAAATCGAGCCACGATTGCACTACATGGCAGATCACCGACGACCTAGTAGAGAATTCCATGGACCTACCAGGAGGTATACGGACGGGCCATGTATGTGGTTTCACGTACACTAATCCGAGGAAGGAACACCGCAAGTTTATTAac ATTGAATCAATTGACTACAGCACTTTCAAATCCTTTTATTGCAAGCGGATACACGAAGTCTACAACTCCTACGATTTGTCCCAGGCTCAAGAACGAATAATAAGATCTTCGAGATTTCGAAGACAATCGACGTTTGTTCCCCGGGGGAGGTACCGGGGACAAACCCAGTCTCAATATTTGTCAATTGACAAAGGAAATGGGAAGGATGAGGGCAAGGCTGAAGCACATTCCGCTGCTGATTCATCCAGAGCTAGCGTCA GTGGTAACAGCGGCATGGGACAGGCCCAAAGTCAATCTATCTATGATCCTAGCTGTGACGGTTGTTATGGAAAAACAGACGTTGCGGAAAGTTTAAGAAAACCTCAGGGTCCTGATGGTTCAAACGGATATGGACCTGGCTGGAGGGGGACCGGTGGATATGGAGGGTATCCTGGAACAGCATACGGACCTGGACAAGTCGGACCAGGTTCTCCTTATGGCCCTGGACAAACTGGTACAACACCAGGTGGCACAGGAAGAGAACCTTACGGTACATATGGACCGGACGGCAGATTCATACCTGGGGGCGGACCTAGTGGAACTAATGGTCAGCGCGGGCCTGGTGGTAATGGATACGGCACAGCTCCTGGTACTACTGGAGGTTATAATCCAAGAGGAATTGCAGGTGGAATAGTGCCTAACGTGCCAGGTTTTGATGGCAGAAACGGACAACCAGGGAGCACAGGACCACAGGGCAATGGTTATGGAAAAGATGGAAAAGGAACGTTACCCGGTTATCCAATAGGAGTCGGAACAAATGGGATTTCTAGAGCAGGTAGTCCATATGATGGTAGTTCCGTTCCTGGTCGCGGAAATAATGGTTATGGTCCTGGACAGCAGGGATATAGACCTGGTCAAGGTGCACCAAACAGTGGCGATGGACAAAGACCTGGACATTCTGTTAATGGTGGATATGGACCAACAGATGGGCAAACTGGAGGCTATGTTCCGGGAAAAGAATCAAGCACATATCCCGGTAATGATGGACGTTATGGTCAAGCTCCAGGTACTCATGGTGGCTATGGTCCGATACAAAATGGTGGGTATGGTCCAGGACATGATGGTAACCGTAATTATATTCCTGGACAAACTGGTGGATCAGTTAACGGCGGTAATATTCCAACGACATCTGATGTTGGCCCACATGGAGGTTACCAACCGAGTCAAACTGGTACTTTGTATCCGGGCGATGTTGGACCAAACGGAAGATATAGTCCAACCCAAGCATCTGGAAATGGACCCGGACAAGGCGGGGCAATTCCTCCTGGGCAATTAACTGCTCCAGGCAGTGGAACATATGATAATACACCTGGCGGAGTAGGTCGAAGTCCTGATCAAAGTGTATCGGGCATTTTACCAGGTACGTCGAAATACGGTCAAGTTGGAATTCCAGGTGGTCCCACGTATGATGTTAGACATAACTTAGGAGTTGTGCCCAATCTAGGTCATTCAAATGGGCCTGTAGCGTCAGGTACATATACTGCACCCGACGGTACTAACTATATATGTTGTGTGGTTCCAGGTCAAACTGCACCAGGAGGCCATTCCGTAGTGAGCCCCAACGGACAATACAGTCCAGGAACGCAATATGGTACAGGACAATATGGGCCTAGTGATCGCACTAGCGCAGAGCCTAGTAATCTTTACGGACCTGTCAGTCAGACAGGTGCTGGAACTGGCAAATATTATGGGCCCAACGTACAAGCTACTACGAGACCTGGAGGGCAAATCGATTCAGGACCCGGTATTCAATATGGATCTGGTAGACAATACGGACCTGGTGGACAATACGGTCCCGGTGGAAAATATGGTCCTGATGGACAAGTCGGTGTGGGTTCTGGAGGACAAGCAATTACTGGACCTGGTGGACAAACTGGAATAGGACCTGGTGGACACCTTGGACCTGGTGGGCAATATAGTCCTGATGGAAGTGCTGGTACTGGACCTGGAGGACAAATAATTGCTGGACCTGGCGGACAAACTGTAATAGGACCTGGTGAGCAATACGGTCCTGGTGGAGGAGCTGGTACTGGACCTGGTGGAGAGGCTGGAACTGGACCTGGAGGACAAGCATTTGCTGGACCTGGCGGACAAACTGGAATAAGACCTGGTGGACAACATGGACCTGGTGGGCAATACGGTCCCGGTGGACATGCTGGTGTGGGACCTGGTGGACAAACTGGAATAGGACCTGGTGGACAACTTGGACCTGGTGGGCAATACGGTCCTGGAGGAAAATATGGTCCTGGCGGTCAAGCTGGTGCTGGACCTGGAGGACAAGCAATTGCGGGACCTGGCGGACAACCTGGAATAGGACCAGGTGGACAACTTGGACCTGCTGAGCAATATGGTCCTGGTGGTAAATATAGTCCTGGTGGACAAGCTGGTGCGGAACCTGGAGGACATTATGGACCTGGTGGACAATATGGGCCAGATGGACAATATAGGCCTGGTACACAAACGGGTATTGGACCTGGTAGTCAATCTGGTACTGGACCTGGTGGACAATATGGAAAATATGGACCTAGTGGACATTATGGACCAGATGGAAAATATGGACCTAGTGGACATTATGGAATTAATGGACAATATGGCCCTGCTGGAAAAACTGGTGTAGGACCTGGTGTTCAAACTGGTACAGGACCCAGTGGGCAAATCGGTGTAAAACCTGGTGAACAATATGGACCTAGTGGGCAGTATAGTCCTGGTGGACAAACCGGAACAGGAACCGGTGCACAATACGGTCCTGGCGGACAAGCAAGTATTGCACCTGGAGCTCAATACGTACCTGGTGGGCAATATGGCCCTGGTGGAAATGCGGGAACCGGACCTGGGGGACAAGCTGGTGGAGGTCCTGCTGGACAAGGTGGATCCGGTCCTGGAGGGCAATATGGTACTGGTGGACAATACGGACCAGATGGACAATATAGACCTAGTACACAAGCGGGTGCAGGACCTAGTGGACAAGTGGGCACTGCACCTGGTGGGCAAGCAGGTGTAG GTCCTACAGGACAAGGGGGAGTCGAGCCTGGGGGTCAATATGGGAATGGTGCGCAATATGGACCAGGTGGACAATATGGTCCGGCTGGACAAGCAGGTTCCGGACCTGGTGCACAAGAAGGTTCTCGTCCTAGCAGTCAATTTGGACCTGGCGGGCAGTACGGACCTAGTGGACAATATGGACCTGTAAGAGAGTACGGTCTTGGTGGGCAAACAGGCACACGACCTGGTAATCAATATGGGCCTGGGGGACAAACTGGTATAGGACCTGGTGGGCAAATTGAAGCTGGACCTGGAGGGCATGGCAGTGTTGGACATGGAGGAAACACTGGTGTAGCACCTGGTGGTCGATACGGACCTACAGGAACCGGGAATCAATATGCTCAAGAAACCGGTGCAGGTGGACCAGGGACACAATATGCCCCGGGTGAACCATACGGTGGTGGAGATGGAGGCAGGGGGCAATATGGG GTAAGTGAACCCGGCAACGGCTTTAATG gagTACCACAAAATTACATCGATCCCAATTCCATTGCTGATGGTGATGATTCAGAAGCTCAAGCGATAGTCAATCAAGCTGTTAATGGCACAACAGCTAGTGCGTCATCCAAAGGCGGCAATGACAAAGGCAGAGCTCAAACACACGTTCAGGGAACATACACCGGAAGTGGCTCGTTCCAAGCACAAGCTCAAATAACCGGTGAAAATAAAGAAGCTGAGAGCGAAGTAAGTGGTGGAAAGAAAGGTGCATCCAGTTCCGCTACGGGAAGTGGTCGAAACAATAAGTCACAAGCGAGTGTGCAATTAGGCTCTGAAACAGGATCTGTACAAACACATTCACAAAGTAGTGGAGCCATGCATTCATCTAATTCTCAAGTTCAAGGAAGCGTTAAGGGAGGCATGGCTGATGCTCAAGCTCGCGGGCCGGGAAGTACGTCTTCTCAAGCTCAAATTGGTTTCACACCCTATAAAGACGGAGATAAAGCTAAACACGATCTCCAACAAGCTCCATTCGTTGGCGGCGGCATGTCATCCGCCCAGTCGAGCGGTCGCACTGGCCAGTCCCAATCGCAACTTCATGGAACGTTCAGATATGGAATTACTTATAATGGCGCAGCGCAAGCCGGTGCCAGCCTGGATAAGGACGCCGTTTTTCCCAATAGATTATCTTACGAGAAAATAGATGTTTTTGATGAGAAAGATAAAAACATTAATCTAGATTTGACCGAAACGCCCTTAGAAGCAGAAACTGAGAAATTTCCAGATACAACTCCGCTACCCGAGTTACCGGTTGAAATTCAAGAGCAGGACCAACAGACGACAACTGAGGTACCACCTGATGAAACAATGAGAAATTCGGAAAGTAGGTATGATGCTCATCCACATGCAGAACATCATAAATACGAAACAACCCAACTACCACCAGAACCAACGTTAACAGATAATAGGCGTTCATTCCAAAATGGTTACAATGGTAATAATGATTACGAATTTACAACAGACAAAGATGAAAATGAAGAATATGACACGGATAACGAATTTGTACCGGAAGGGGCAGAAGTAGACCAAGGAGAATATAACTACGACGAATACCCAAGAAATACACCAACTCACCAATCTCTACAAAATCCCAGTAGAAACGGTCTGGAGGTACGCCAAACTACGGGTGGTAATACCCAACACATTGTTCTGGGCTCGTTAAAGAAACACGATGCAGTTATAACACAGAAGAATTCAGAACGACCGGACGAGACGAGGGTTTATCAGCCCGGAGAAAGGGTTCCCGGCACAGGAGGCTATACGATCCCGATAGGATTCACGGGAAGCGTAAAATCGGTTGCGTCGAAAGACAAAACCTACGTAGTTGGATCAAGGGATAACCCGTCACAAGCGCAAACAGTGACACTCATGCCCGGCAcgggaaaaataaaatatacacacTCGCCAAATTACAATAAGTACGTTCATCCGAACAATTTGAAATCGTTGCAGAACAGGAAAAGAGACGACGATAGATACGTCTCTGTATCTAAATCGGTGACGCGGGCGTTAGACAATGACAACAATATACGTAAACAGTACTCTCATACGTACTATACGAAATCGTCATCCTGCGGCTATTTCACTTTTACTTGCACAATGGTGAGTAGCGCGGAAGGCAAAAAGAAAGTTTGCAAACCAAAAGTGCCAACTAACCCTGATGGAACACCTATCAgatgttaa
- the LOC123705283 gene encoding collagen alpha-1(III) chain isoform X1 — protein MRDARSNPPLAAIPLLLALAAATSAQSERWLLCKHKSSHDCTTWQITDDLVENSMDLPGGIRTGHVCGFTYTNPRKEHRKFINIESIDYSTFKSFYCKRIHEVYNSYDLSQAQERIIRSSRFRRQSTFVPRGRYRGQTQSQYLSIDKGNGKDEGKAEAHSAADSSRASVSGNSGMGQAQSQSIYDPSCDGCYGKTDVAESLRKPQGPDGSNGYGPGWRGTGGYGGYPGTAYGPGQVGPGSPYGPGQTGTTPGGTGREPYGTYGPDGRFIPGGGPSGTNGQRGPGGNGYGTAPGTTGGYNPRGIAGGIVPNVPGFDGRNGQPGSTGPQGNGYGKDGKGTLPGYPIGVGTNGISRAGSPYDGSSVPGRGNNGYGPGQQGYRPGQGAPNSGDGQRPGHSVNGGYGPTDGQTGGYVPGKESSTYPGNDGRYGQAPGTHGGYGPIQNGGYGPGHDGNRNYIPGQTGGSVNGGNIPTTSDVGPHGGYQPSQTGTLYPGDVGPNGRYSPTQASGNGPGQGGAIPPGQLTAPGSGTYDNTPGGVGRSPDQSVSGILPGTSKYGQVGIPGGPTYDVRHNLGVVPNLGHSNGPVASGTYTAPDGTNYICCVVPGQTAPGGHSVVSPNGQYSPGTQYGTGQYGPSDRTSAEPSNLYGPVSQTGAGTGKYYGPNVQATTRPGGQIDSGPGIQYGSGRQYGPGGQYGPGGKYGPDGQVGVGSGGQAITGPGGQTGIGPGGHLGPGGQYSPDGSAGTGPGGQIIAGPGGQTVIGPGEQYGPGGGAGTGPGGEAGTGPGGQAFAGPGGQTGIRPGGQHGPGGQYGPGGHAGVGPGGQTGIGPGGQLGPGGQYGPGGKYGPGGQAGAGPGGQAIAGPGGQPGIGPGGQLGPAEQYGPGGKYSPGGQAGAEPGGHYGPGGQYGPDGQYRPGTQTGIGPGSQSGTGPGGQYGKYGPSGHYGPDGKYGPSGHYGINGQYGPAGKTGVGPGVQTGTGPSGQIGVKPGEQYGPSGQYSPGGQTGTGTGAQYGPGGQASIAPGAQYVPGGQYGPGGNAGTGPGGQAGGGPAGQGGSGPGGQYGTGGQYGPDGQYRPSTQAGAGPSGQVGTAPGGQAGVGPSGPGGQYGPGGQYGPGGQGSVGPVGKGETGPASQYGPGGQMGLVSGGQVGPTGQGGVEPGGQYGNGAQYGPGGQYGPAGQAGSGPGAQEGSRPSSQFGPGGQYGPSGQYGPVREYGLGGQTGTRPGNQYGPGGQTGIGPGGQIEAGPGGHGSVGHGGNTGVAPGGRYGPTGTGNQYAQETGAGGPGTQYAPGEPYGGGDGGRGQYGVSEPGNGFNGVPQNYIDPNSIADGDDSEAQAIVNQAVNGTTASASSKGGNDKGRAQTHVQGTYTGSGSFQAQAQITGENKEAESEVSGGKKGASSSATGSGRNNKSQASVQLGSETGSVQTHSQSSGAMHSSNSQVQGSVKGGMADAQARGPGSTSSQAQIGFTPYKDGDKAKHDLQQAPFVGGGMSSAQSSGRTGQSQSQLHGTFRYGITYNGAAQAGASLDKDAVFPNRLSYEKIDVFDEKDKNINLDLTETPLEAETEKFPDTTPLPELPVEIQEQDQQTTTEVPPDETMRNSESRYDAHPHAEHHKYETTQLPPEPTLTDNRRSFQNGYNGNNDYEFTTDKDENEEYDTDNEFVPEGAEVDQGEYNYDEYPRNTPTHQSLQNPSRNGLEVRQTTGGNTQHIVLGSLKKHDAVITQKNSERPDETRVYQPGERVPGTGGYTIPIGFTGSVKSVASKDKTYVVGSRDNPSQAQTVTLMPGTGKIKYTHSPNYNKYVHPNNLKSLQNRKRDDDRYVSVSKSVTRALDNDNNIRKQYSHTYYTKSSSCGYFTFTCTMVSSAEGKKKVCKPKVPTNPDGTPIRC, from the exons ATGCGAGACGCTCGTAGCAATCCGCCGCTTGCGGCTATCCCGCTGCTGTTAGCACTGGCGGCTGCAACCAGCGCGCAATCAGAG AGATGGCTCTTGTGCAAGCACAAATCGAGCCACGATTGCACTACATGGCAGATCACCGACGACCTAGTAGAGAATTCCATGGACCTACCAGGAGGTATACGGACGGGCCATGTATGTGGTTTCACGTACACTAATCCGAGGAAGGAACACCGCAAGTTTATTAac ATTGAATCAATTGACTACAGCACTTTCAAATCCTTTTATTGCAAGCGGATACACGAAGTCTACAACTCCTACGATTTGTCCCAGGCTCAAGAACGAATAATAAGATCTTCGAGATTTCGAAGACAATCGACGTTTGTTCCCCGGGGGAGGTACCGGGGACAAACCCAGTCTCAATATTTGTCAATTGACAAAGGAAATGGGAAGGATGAGGGCAAGGCTGAAGCACATTCCGCTGCTGATTCATCCAGAGCTAGCGTCA GTGGTAACAGCGGCATGGGACAGGCCCAAAGTCAATCTATCTATGATCCTAGCTGTGACGGTTGTTATGGAAAAACAGACGTTGCGGAAAGTTTAAGAAAACCTCAGGGTCCTGATGGTTCAAACGGATATGGACCTGGCTGGAGGGGGACCGGTGGATATGGAGGGTATCCTGGAACAGCATACGGACCTGGACAAGTCGGACCAGGTTCTCCTTATGGCCCTGGACAAACTGGTACAACACCAGGTGGCACAGGAAGAGAACCTTACGGTACATATGGACCGGACGGCAGATTCATACCTGGGGGCGGACCTAGTGGAACTAATGGTCAGCGCGGGCCTGGTGGTAATGGATACGGCACAGCTCCTGGTACTACTGGAGGTTATAATCCAAGAGGAATTGCAGGTGGAATAGTGCCTAACGTGCCAGGTTTTGATGGCAGAAACGGACAACCAGGGAGCACAGGACCACAGGGCAATGGTTATGGAAAAGATGGAAAAGGAACGTTACCCGGTTATCCAATAGGAGTCGGAACAAATGGGATTTCTAGAGCAGGTAGTCCATATGATGGTAGTTCCGTTCCTGGTCGCGGAAATAATGGTTATGGTCCTGGACAGCAGGGATATAGACCTGGTCAAGGTGCACCAAACAGTGGCGATGGACAAAGACCTGGACATTCTGTTAATGGTGGATATGGACCAACAGATGGGCAAACTGGAGGCTATGTTCCGGGAAAAGAATCAAGCACATATCCCGGTAATGATGGACGTTATGGTCAAGCTCCAGGTACTCATGGTGGCTATGGTCCGATACAAAATGGTGGGTATGGTCCAGGACATGATGGTAACCGTAATTATATTCCTGGACAAACTGGTGGATCAGTTAACGGCGGTAATATTCCAACGACATCTGATGTTGGCCCACATGGAGGTTACCAACCGAGTCAAACTGGTACTTTGTATCCGGGCGATGTTGGACCAAACGGAAGATATAGTCCAACCCAAGCATCTGGAAATGGACCCGGACAAGGCGGGGCAATTCCTCCTGGGCAATTAACTGCTCCAGGCAGTGGAACATATGATAATACACCTGGCGGAGTAGGTCGAAGTCCTGATCAAAGTGTATCGGGCATTTTACCAGGTACGTCGAAATACGGTCAAGTTGGAATTCCAGGTGGTCCCACGTATGATGTTAGACATAACTTAGGAGTTGTGCCCAATCTAGGTCATTCAAATGGGCCTGTAGCGTCAGGTACATATACTGCACCCGACGGTACTAACTATATATGTTGTGTGGTTCCAGGTCAAACTGCACCAGGAGGCCATTCCGTAGTGAGCCCCAACGGACAATACAGTCCAGGAACGCAATATGGTACAGGACAATATGGGCCTAGTGATCGCACTAGCGCAGAGCCTAGTAATCTTTACGGACCTGTCAGTCAGACAGGTGCTGGAACTGGCAAATATTATGGGCCCAACGTACAAGCTACTACGAGACCTGGAGGGCAAATCGATTCAGGACCCGGTATTCAATATGGATCTGGTAGACAATACGGACCTGGTGGACAATACGGTCCCGGTGGAAAATATGGTCCTGATGGACAAGTCGGTGTGGGTTCTGGAGGACAAGCAATTACTGGACCTGGTGGACAAACTGGAATAGGACCTGGTGGACACCTTGGACCTGGTGGGCAATATAGTCCTGATGGAAGTGCTGGTACTGGACCTGGAGGACAAATAATTGCTGGACCTGGCGGACAAACTGTAATAGGACCTGGTGAGCAATACGGTCCTGGTGGAGGAGCTGGTACTGGACCTGGTGGAGAGGCTGGAACTGGACCTGGAGGACAAGCATTTGCTGGACCTGGCGGACAAACTGGAATAAGACCTGGTGGACAACATGGACCTGGTGGGCAATACGGTCCCGGTGGACATGCTGGTGTGGGACCTGGTGGACAAACTGGAATAGGACCTGGTGGACAACTTGGACCTGGTGGGCAATACGGTCCTGGAGGAAAATATGGTCCTGGCGGTCAAGCTGGTGCTGGACCTGGAGGACAAGCAATTGCGGGACCTGGCGGACAACCTGGAATAGGACCAGGTGGACAACTTGGACCTGCTGAGCAATATGGTCCTGGTGGTAAATATAGTCCTGGTGGACAAGCTGGTGCGGAACCTGGAGGACATTATGGACCTGGTGGACAATATGGGCCAGATGGACAATATAGGCCTGGTACACAAACGGGTATTGGACCTGGTAGTCAATCTGGTACTGGACCTGGTGGACAATATGGAAAATATGGACCTAGTGGACATTATGGACCAGATGGAAAATATGGACCTAGTGGACATTATGGAATTAATGGACAATATGGCCCTGCTGGAAAAACTGGTGTAGGACCTGGTGTTCAAACTGGTACAGGACCCAGTGGGCAAATCGGTGTAAAACCTGGTGAACAATATGGACCTAGTGGGCAGTATAGTCCTGGTGGACAAACCGGAACAGGAACCGGTGCACAATACGGTCCTGGCGGACAAGCAAGTATTGCACCTGGAGCTCAATACGTACCTGGTGGGCAATATGGCCCTGGTGGAAATGCGGGAACCGGACCTGGGGGACAAGCTGGTGGAGGTCCTGCTGGACAAGGTGGATCCGGTCCTGGAGGGCAATATGGTACTGGTGGACAATACGGACCAGATGGACAATATAGACCTAGTACACAAGCGGGTGCAGGACCTAGTGGACAAGTGGGCACTGCACCTGGTGGGCAAGCAGGTGTAGGTCCTTCTGGACCTGGAGGTCAATATGGACCTGGCGGACAATATGGTCCTGGAGGACAAGGAAGTGTTGGTCCTGTTGGAAAAGGGGAAACCGGACCTGCAAGTCAATATGGACCTGGTGGTCAAATGGGCCTAGTTTCTGGTGGACAAGTAGGTCCTACAGGACAAGGGGGAGTCGAGCCTGGGGGTCAATATGGGAATGGTGCGCAATATGGACCAGGTGGACAATATGGTCCGGCTGGACAAGCAGGTTCCGGACCTGGTGCACAAGAAGGTTCTCGTCCTAGCAGTCAATTTGGACCTGGCGGGCAGTACGGACCTAGTGGACAATATGGACCTGTAAGAGAGTACGGTCTTGGTGGGCAAACAGGCACACGACCTGGTAATCAATATGGGCCTGGGGGACAAACTGGTATAGGACCTGGTGGGCAAATTGAAGCTGGACCTGGAGGGCATGGCAGTGTTGGACATGGAGGAAACACTGGTGTAGCACCTGGTGGTCGATACGGACCTACAGGAACCGGGAATCAATATGCTCAAGAAACCGGTGCAGGTGGACCAGGGACACAATATGCCCCGGGTGAACCATACGGTGGTGGAGATGGAGGCAGGGGGCAATATGGG GTAAGTGAACCCGGCAACGGCTTTAATG gagTACCACAAAATTACATCGATCCCAATTCCATTGCTGATGGTGATGATTCAGAAGCTCAAGCGATAGTCAATCAAGCTGTTAATGGCACAACAGCTAGTGCGTCATCCAAAGGCGGCAATGACAAAGGCAGAGCTCAAACACACGTTCAGGGAACATACACCGGAAGTGGCTCGTTCCAAGCACAAGCTCAAATAACCGGTGAAAATAAAGAAGCTGAGAGCGAAGTAAGTGGTGGAAAGAAAGGTGCATCCAGTTCCGCTACGGGAAGTGGTCGAAACAATAAGTCACAAGCGAGTGTGCAATTAGGCTCTGAAACAGGATCTGTACAAACACATTCACAAAGTAGTGGAGCCATGCATTCATCTAATTCTCAAGTTCAAGGAAGCGTTAAGGGAGGCATGGCTGATGCTCAAGCTCGCGGGCCGGGAAGTACGTCTTCTCAAGCTCAAATTGGTTTCACACCCTATAAAGACGGAGATAAAGCTAAACACGATCTCCAACAAGCTCCATTCGTTGGCGGCGGCATGTCATCCGCCCAGTCGAGCGGTCGCACTGGCCAGTCCCAATCGCAACTTCATGGAACGTTCAGATATGGAATTACTTATAATGGCGCAGCGCAAGCCGGTGCCAGCCTGGATAAGGACGCCGTTTTTCCCAATAGATTATCTTACGAGAAAATAGATGTTTTTGATGAGAAAGATAAAAACATTAATCTAGATTTGACCGAAACGCCCTTAGAAGCAGAAACTGAGAAATTTCCAGATACAACTCCGCTACCCGAGTTACCGGTTGAAATTCAAGAGCAGGACCAACAGACGACAACTGAGGTACCACCTGATGAAACAATGAGAAATTCGGAAAGTAGGTATGATGCTCATCCACATGCAGAACATCATAAATACGAAACAACCCAACTACCACCAGAACCAACGTTAACAGATAATAGGCGTTCATTCCAAAATGGTTACAATGGTAATAATGATTACGAATTTACAACAGACAAAGATGAAAATGAAGAATATGACACGGATAACGAATTTGTACCGGAAGGGGCAGAAGTAGACCAAGGAGAATATAACTACGACGAATACCCAAGAAATACACCAACTCACCAATCTCTACAAAATCCCAGTAGAAACGGTCTGGAGGTACGCCAAACTACGGGTGGTAATACCCAACACATTGTTCTGGGCTCGTTAAAGAAACACGATGCAGTTATAACACAGAAGAATTCAGAACGACCGGACGAGACGAGGGTTTATCAGCCCGGAGAAAGGGTTCCCGGCACAGGAGGCTATACGATCCCGATAGGATTCACGGGAAGCGTAAAATCGGTTGCGTCGAAAGACAAAACCTACGTAGTTGGATCAAGGGATAACCCGTCACAAGCGCAAACAGTGACACTCATGCCCGGCAcgggaaaaataaaatatacacacTCGCCAAATTACAATAAGTACGTTCATCCGAACAATTTGAAATCGTTGCAGAACAGGAAAAGAGACGACGATAGATACGTCTCTGTATCTAAATCGGTGACGCGGGCGTTAGACAATGACAACAATATACGTAAACAGTACTCTCATACGTACTATACGAAATCGTCATCCTGCGGCTATTTCACTTTTACTTGCACAATGGTGAGTAGCGCGGAAGGCAAAAAGAAAGTTTGCAAACCAAAAGTGCCAACTAACCCTGATGGAACACCTATCAgatgttaa